The following coding sequences lie in one Zingiber officinale cultivar Zhangliang chromosome 2B, Zo_v1.1, whole genome shotgun sequence genomic window:
- the LOC122045627 gene encoding uncharacterized protein LOC122045627 isoform X2, with protein sequence MTKRMCYGKMLACLPMSQLKVFTFGSVPLKTYLPDGDIDLTAFGDNENMKDTWAAAVCAVLEKEEKNENAEFQVKEIKYIQAEVKLIKCLVENIVVDISFNQVGGLCTLCFLEEMDKVIDRNHLFKRSIILIKAWCYYESRILGAHHGLISTYALETLVLYVFHVFNNSFLGPLEVLYRFLEFFSNFDWDNYCISLRGPVPIRFLPDISAEPPRKDDGKLLFTKDFIDKSTAEYSVMPGGQENHSQPFVSKHFNVIDPLRTNNNLGRSVSKGNFTRIRSAFAFGAKRLARLLDCPKDAIIMELNEFFTNALIRHGTGNRPDVHSLNLQPFQQLKTLPIDSKNLNTSTSVRKKFENGILRVVEEHFPETSQSSLNSVNEMICNQEMYKANTLSVVAHDECQTSRIKQINSGCIDQLGRSHGSTGFVQSSKTQKTLKYNYSVNPWKEQGKLHFVRTRSSPNLTETCLDLSRARHSRAMETLKVQSQVKFDSGISRKNMGSEMTSSHNSKSFDDYTSKWQIASHKNFDMAFDTNNVSNSHQGYCRFSNMGDELASVSETLEMQQEEQDLVNMMGSSDIHSFNGQVTYQMPIAAYSLPLTFSPVPTSMGYAKRNLDGVLPSNLPPIGAPWMSSMQFNQSLTSFPLYHYINVATFSSNADAIIDSSNDGSAVVELKADEVGHNHLKEDEAVLSRGSNPGHDVSLDKNQQKLKGSLTLSPTARDINYCLTTSPTGRGIKSGLSREYDRVGREDRSLIREDTNASFQPKTTKGDDIQSNSWTANPKLFPLALAHSSRGKSVLENHRDKPSATSESAREKWGRRSSSSVSPSPHGKDNGRLQFEGSSDNGLVKVNNDVPDWISSTAGNDMPERVTESASLVASVLRSQHLLGHESEQNQSDSLTPFAPVLVGTSEQRVTDYCKFIPTFVATGPPVPYLVFPFGNFTSNSGKPDGYAGQLDREEESDQFQASPEHHIDLLENLEQSKAIVSPTVSRNSASEFSKESASDILNSDLNGHQQNLVYGRFCQNPYNGTLFYSSPPFVGSQIYLPSHYPCDGPGRSLTANLNYAQPMGYSSRLMPVMPLQSGPGGTFVAFQHNVDEAPKHRAGTGTYLPNPKVSYRDRQTNLRNRGSWNYDHNDPGDRPRAFDRHHSRNQSDRASSRPDRLPAAKKS encoded by the exons GTAAAGCTTATAAAGTGTCTCGTTGAAAATATTGTCGTTGATATCTCTTTTAATCAAGTTGGTGGTCTATGCACACTCTGTTTTCTGGAAGAG ATGGACAAAGTAATAGATCGAAATCATCTATTCAAACGGAGCATTATATTAATCAAAGCATGGTGTTATTATGAAAGTCGAATATTGGGTGCTCATCATGGTCTTATATCAACATATGCATTGGAGACACTGGTGCTTTATGTATTTCATGTCTTCAATAATTCATTTCTTGGTCCACTTGAG GTCTTGTATCGGTTTCTGGAATTCTTTAGTAACTTTGATTGGGACAACTACTGTATTAGTCTTAGGGGACCGGTACCTATCCGTTTCCTTCCAGATATTTCtg CGGAGCCTCCTCGAAAAGATGATGGCAAATTGTTGTTTACCAAAGACTTTATTGACAAATCCACTGCAGAATATTCTGTCATGCCTGGTGGACAAGAAAATCACAGCCAACCTTTTGTTTCGAAGCATTTTAATGTTATTGATCCTTTAAGGACAAACAACAATCTTGGACGCAGTGTGAGCAAAG GCAATTTCACCAGAATACGTAGCGCTTTTGCATTTGGAGCCAAAAGATTAGCGAGGTTACTTGACTGCCCAAAAGATGCTATAATTATGGAATTAAATGAGTTTTTTACTAACGCATTGATAAGACATGGTACTGGTAATCGTCCTGATGTTCATAGCTTGAATTTACAACCTTTTCAACAACTGAAAACTCTTCCAATTGATTCAAAAAACCTAAACACCAGTACAAGTGTCCGAAAGAAATTTGAGAATGGAATATTGCGAGTTGTTGAGGAGCATTTCCCTGAAACTAGCCAAAGTTCTCTTAATTCAGTTAATGAAATGATTTGTAATCAGGAAATGTATAAGGCTAACACTTTATCTGTAGTTGCTCATGATGAGTGTCAGACGAGTCGCATAAAACAGATCAATTCAGGATGTATTGATCAACTGGGAAGAAGCCATGGCTCCACAGGATTTGTTCAAAGTAGCAAAACCCAGAAAACTTTGAAATATAATTACTCTGTCAATCCATGGAAAGAGCAGGGTAAACTTCATTTTGTGAGGACTAGATCTAGTCCTAACCTGACAGAAACATGTTTGGATTTATCTCGAGCAAGGCATAGTAGAGCAATGGAAACACTGAAAGTACAAAGCCAAGTAAAGTTTGATTCTGGTATCAGTAGGAAAAACATGGGATCTGAAATGACAAGCAGTCATAATTCCAAGTCTTTTGATGATTATACATCAAAGTGGCAGATTGCATCACACAAAAACTTTGATATGGCTTTTGACACAAATAATGTTTCAAATAGCCATCAGGGTTATTGTAGATTTTCTAACATGGGGGATGAACTTGCTTCTGTATCAGAGACCTTGGAAATGCAGCAGGAAGAACAAGACTTGGTGAACATGATGGGATCTTCTGATATTCATAGTTTTAATGGACAGGTTACATATCAAATGCCTATAGCTGCATATAGTTTGCCACTAACATTTTCGCCTGTTCCAACTTCAATGGGTTATGCTAAGAGAAATTTGGATGGAGTTCTGCCTTCAAATTTGCCTCCTATTGGGGCTCCCTGGATGTCGTCTATGCAATTTAATCAAAGTCTTACTTCCTTCCCCCTTTATCATTACATCAATGTTGCAACATTTAGTTCAAATGCAGATGCCATTATTGATTCTTCTAATGATGGTTCTGCAGTAGTGGAGCTCAAGGCAGATGAAGTTGGTCACAACCACTTGAAGGAAGACGAAGCTGTACTCTCCAGAGGGTCTAATCCTGGTCACGATGTTTCTCTTGACAAAAATCAACAGAAATTAAAAGGCAGTTTGACCTTAAGTCCCACAGCAAGAGACATCAATTATTGTTTGACCACGAGTCCCACAGGTAGAGGCATCAAATCTGGTTTGTCACGGGAATATGATAGGGTAGGCAGAGAAGATAGAAGTTTGATTAGAGAAGATACTAATGCCTCATTTCAACCCAAAACAACTAAAGGTGATGATATTCAATCTAATTCCTGGACTGCAAATCCTAAGCTTTTCCCTCTGGCGCTGGCACATTCTTCTAGAGGTAAATCTGTATTAGAAAATCATAGAGACAAGCCATCTGCAACCTCAGAGTCTGCCAGGGAGAAATGGGGTAGAAGATCAAGTTCATCAGTTTCACCATCCCCTCATGGAAAAGACAACGGTAGATTGCAATTTGAGGGTTCCTCTGACAATGGCTTGGTCAAGGTAAATAATGATGTTCCAGATTGGATATCCTCAACTGCAGGAAATGATATGCCTGAAAGAGTCACAGAATCAGCATCTTTGGTTGCATCAGTTTTGAGAAGCCAGCATCTACTGGGTCATGAATCTGAGCAAAATCAATCAGATTCATTGACCCCTTTTGCACCAGTTCTTGTTGGCACTTCCGAGCAGAGGGTTACAGATTATTGCAAGTTTATCCCTACATTTGTTGCTACCGGTCCACCAGTTCCATACTTAGTATTTCCCTTTGGTAATTTCACGTCCAACTCTGGAAAACCAGATGGATATGCAGGGCAATTGGATAGGGAGGAGGAGTCAGATCAGTTTCAAGCAAGTCCTGAACACCACATTGATTTATTGGAGAACCTTGAGCAATCTAAGGCTATAGTGAGCCCAACTGTCTCAAGGAATTCTGCTTCTGAGTTCTCCAAGGAATCTGCTTCTGACATTCTAAACAGTGACCTCAATGGCCATCAGCAAAATCTAGTATATGGACGGTTCTGCCAAAACCCTTATAATGGAACTTTATTCTACTCATCGCCACCTTTTGTAGGGTCACAAATCTATCTTCCCAGTCATTATCCATGTGATGGTCCTGGCAGATCTCTCACTGCTAATCTGAACTATGCACAACCTATGGGATACAGTTCTCGTTTGATGCCTGTTATGCCACTCCAGTCTGGTCCCGGTGGGACCTTTGTTGCCTTCCAACATaatgtagatgaagcaccaaaaCATCGTGCTGGTACTGGAActtaccttcccaatcct AAGGTTTCTTATAGAGATCGACAAACTAATTTGAGGAATCGTGGGAGCTGGAACTATGACCATAATGATCCTGGGGACAGACCAAGAGCTTTTGATCGCCATCACAGCCGCAACCAATCTGATAGAGCAAGCAGTCGGCCTGACCGCCTTCCTGCAGCCAAAAAGTCATGA